A single region of the Silene latifolia isolate original U9 population chromosome 8, ASM4854445v1, whole genome shotgun sequence genome encodes:
- the LOC141596041 gene encoding F-box protein At5g03100-like encodes MEVSTENPNNKPTRDRLSELPDLALAHILSHLLTTEAARTSILSKRFNSLWNSVDSLRFSDEFTGNDGVVFISIVDTALGFYRRTCIREFELNFDYDFMYRKSVDYWINFAIQKQVRSLHLNFRRIHGRRFGDVRYTLPEILHTNANLEELVICRCDFSKKLDISCSRLRMLSITQTRMNDELISRILGGCSALDTLELIDCTGFDKLKIDSTSLRVLRIVGKQPPNFWLLEEADCVLEISGPYLVCLEVSGPLYKTKLRLFDVGRLVKAVMTFTIMPQKSDDTDLQLATRLDYVATEILESLSRVKQLTVGGSIIKGLSSATYNLSSRFSERRSLTLCIPVIEWSHRGIASLLNSSPKLESLVIKLSYCSDTCVVEHADVPPENYWKSSRTISRCPLQHLKIVKVVGFQVSCQSMKPLFEFLEFLLTNSKALEKIVIHASRYVTRASVDDAMKSLVILTPSRDAIVHFEPPHLWVDALSVY; translated from the exons CATCCTTTCTCACCTCCTTACCACTGAAGCAGCAAGAACAAGCATCTTATCAAAACGATTCAACTCGCTCTGGAACTCAGTCGACTCGCTCCGATTCTCCGACGAGTTTACCGGCAATGACGGCGTCGTTTTCATCAGTATCGTCGATACTGCGCTAGGGTTTTATCGTCGAACATGCATTCGCGAATTCGAGCTTAATTTTGATTATGATTTTATGTATAGAAAATCCGTTGATTATTGGATTAATTTCGCAATTCAGAAGCAG GTGAGGTCGCTTCATTTGAATTTCAGACGGATTCATGGGCGTCGCTTTGGAGATGTAAGGTATACATTGCCAGAAATTCTGCATACAAATGCGAATTTAGAGGAATTGGTTATCTGTCGTTGTGATTTTTCTAAGAAGTTGGACATTAGCTGTAGCAGACTGAGAATGTTGAGTATAACCCAAACAAGGATGAATGACGAATTAATTTCGAGGATTTTAGGCGGATGTAGTGCGTTAGACACATTGGAATTGATAGATTGCACGGGATTTGATAAGTTGAAGATTGATTCGACTAGTTTAAGGGTGCTGCGCATTGTTGGGAAGCAACCTCCCAACTTCTGGCTTCTTGAGGAAGCAGATTGTGTGCTAGAGATTTCAGGGCCATATCTCGTGTGCTTGGAAGTGTCGGGTCCATTATACAAGACAAAACTTCGGCTGTTTGATGTAGGGCGTTTGGTGAAGGCGGTGATGACTTTTACTATTATGCCTCAGAAGAGTGATGATACGGATTTGCAGCTAGCTACAAGATTAGATTATGTTGCCACAGAAATTCTTGAGAGCCTTTCTCGTGTCAAGCAGCTAACGGTTGGTGGATCGATTATTAAG GGTTTATCAAGTGCAACATACAACCTATCATCTCGTTTCTCTGAACGAAGAAGTCTAACTCTATGCATACCTGTAATTGAATGGAGTCATCGTGGAATAGCAAGTCTGTTGAACAGCTCGCCTAAATTAGAATCATTAGTAATCAAACTCTCGTATTGTTCTGACACG TGTGTTGTAGAGCATGCCGATGTCCCTCCTGAAAACTATTGGAAGTCAAGCCGTACAATTTCGAGGTGTCCTCTCCAGCATCTCAAGATTGTTAAGGTAGTCGGATTCCAAGTATCTTGCCAATCAATGAAGCCCTTGTTTGAATTTCTCGAGTTTTTGCTCACCAACTCAAAGGCGCTTGAAAAGATTGTGATTCATGCATCGCGATATGTGACTCGAGCATCAGTAGATGACGCTATGAAGTCGCTTGTCATCCTCACACCGTCTCGGGATGCTATCGTTCACTTTGAACCTCCTCATCTTTGGGTAGACGCCCTTTCAGTTTACTAA